One Sanguibacter sp. HDW7 DNA window includes the following coding sequences:
- a CDS encoding phosphotransferase family protein yields MMPSSSVPSRPTTRDARALREAQDIAWLTGPDALDAVGAFVAAAGGSLVGAEVHEVHHRPGAGVTVGYDVRVQVEGDDESRPDYVLLTTGSVDEADAEGLAHVMRLANGDRVVHAWRHPDDPLLPGLVAASDVTSAAARTGLDGDPGAAVLELIGYRPMRRAVLSLTTNRRRVFLKVVRRDQLEGLLVRNRCAEPAGAPPVQDVWPESVLVFPQAQGEPLPELLARDGASGVDPRDLLTCLDAISPEAMDLPLRRPWAERSRHYADAACNVLPEHTERIMALQRGVAAEIERFGTGPLVPTHGDFHAANILMTGAAITALLDVDTIGPGQRVDDLACLVGHLTVLPCLAPQTYVHVPTTVTRWLSVFDRAVNPGSLRARAAGVVLSLLASMPANHQDDAARRDAVGRLEAAEALLLDAGRF; encoded by the coding sequence ATGATGCCCTCCTCCTCCGTGCCGTCGCGGCCGACGACGCGTGACGCCCGCGCGCTGCGCGAGGCGCAGGACATCGCGTGGCTCACGGGTCCTGACGCGCTCGACGCTGTCGGGGCGTTCGTCGCGGCTGCGGGTGGCTCGCTCGTGGGTGCGGAGGTGCACGAGGTCCACCACCGTCCGGGTGCGGGCGTGACGGTCGGCTACGACGTCCGCGTGCAGGTCGAGGGCGACGACGAGTCGCGTCCGGACTACGTGCTGCTGACGACCGGCTCGGTCGACGAGGCCGACGCGGAGGGGCTCGCGCACGTCATGCGGCTCGCGAACGGCGACCGTGTGGTCCACGCGTGGCGTCACCCGGACGACCCGCTGCTCCCGGGTCTCGTCGCGGCGTCGGACGTCACGAGCGCGGCGGCCCGCACGGGGCTCGACGGTGATCCGGGTGCGGCCGTCCTCGAGCTCATCGGCTACCGACCGATGCGTCGTGCGGTGCTGAGCCTCACGACGAACCGTCGCCGGGTCTTCCTCAAGGTCGTCCGCCGCGACCAGCTCGAGGGACTGCTCGTGCGCAACCGGTGCGCGGAGCCCGCTGGTGCGCCGCCCGTCCAGGACGTGTGGCCCGAGTCGGTCCTCGTCTTTCCGCAGGCGCAGGGTGAGCCGTTGCCCGAGCTCCTCGCGCGCGACGGTGCGTCGGGCGTGGACCCGCGTGATCTGCTCACGTGCCTTGACGCGATCTCGCCGGAGGCGATGGACCTGCCGTTGCGCCGGCCGTGGGCCGAGCGTTCCCGGCACTACGCGGACGCCGCGTGCAACGTGCTCCCCGAGCACACGGAGCGGATCATGGCGCTCCAGCGTGGCGTCGCGGCGGAGATCGAGCGTTTCGGCACGGGTCCGCTCGTGCCGACGCACGGCGACTTCCACGCGGCGAACATCCTCATGACCGGTGCCGCGATCACGGCGCTGCTCGACGTCGACACGATCGGTCCGGGGCAGCGGGTCGACGATCTCGCGTGCCTCGTGGGTCATCTCACGGTGCTGCCGTGCCTTGCGCCGCAGACGTACGTGCATGTGCCGACGACTGTCACGCGCTGGCTGTCGGTGTTCGACCGGGCGGTGAACCCGGGTTCGTTGCGGGCGCGTGCAGCCGGCGTCGTGCTCTCGCTCCTCGCGAGCATGCCGGCGAACCACCAGGACGACGCGGCCCGACGGGACGCGGTCGGCCGGCTCGAGGCCGCCGAGGCGCTCCTCCTGGACGCCGGGCGCTTCTGA
- a CDS encoding response regulator transcription factor, which produces MPSILVVEDEPRIAAFVVKGLTAAGFACTAVGTGREAVAEVLTDGHDLVVLDLGLPDMDGFAVLERIRGSGSTVPVIILTARSSATDVVTGLENGADDYMAKPFGFDELLARIRLRLRSEAATATTSLAQADLSLDLRTRQATVAGTPVDLSAREFALLETFLRHPGQVLSREQLLSRVWGYDFDPGSNVVDVYVRYLRQKIGADRVVTVRGMGYRLATPGA; this is translated from the coding sequence GTGCCGTCCATCCTCGTCGTCGAGGACGAGCCGCGGATCGCCGCGTTCGTCGTCAAGGGACTCACCGCCGCAGGCTTCGCATGCACCGCCGTGGGCACAGGCCGCGAGGCCGTCGCCGAGGTGCTCACCGACGGCCACGACCTCGTCGTCCTTGACCTCGGGCTCCCGGACATGGACGGGTTCGCGGTTCTCGAGCGCATCCGCGGCTCGGGCTCGACAGTCCCCGTCATCATCCTCACCGCGCGCAGCTCCGCGACCGACGTCGTCACAGGCCTCGAGAACGGCGCCGACGACTACATGGCCAAGCCCTTCGGCTTCGACGAGCTGCTCGCACGCATCCGGCTCCGGCTCCGCTCCGAGGCCGCGACCGCGACGACGTCGCTCGCGCAGGCCGACCTCTCGCTCGACCTCCGCACCCGGCAGGCGACCGTCGCCGGCACGCCCGTCGACCTCTCCGCCCGCGAGTTCGCGCTCCTCGAGACGTTCCTGCGACACCCGGGGCAGGTGCTCTCGCGTGAGCAGCTGCTCTCGCGCGTGTGGGGCTACGACTTCGACCCCGGCTCCAACGTCGTCGACGTCTACGTCCGCTACCTGCGCCAGAAGATCGGCGCCGACCGCGTCGTCACCGTGCGCGGCATGGGGTACCGGCTCGCGACCCCCGGGGCCTGA
- a CDS encoding UDP-N-acetylmuramate dehydrogenase, with product MTSPDATLHAPLLADHTTLRVGGPARSLVRASTEAELIDTIRAADADGTSVLVLGGGSNLLVADEGFDGVVVQDVREGVTVDMVDSCGGGSFRVPAGHAWDALAAQAVEEQWIGLEALSGIPGTVGAAPVQNIGAYGQEVAGVLSTVRVWDRAENRVRTLAVGELGLAYRTSILKRSTVADAEGRAWRPSPRWVVLEVGFQTRLGTLSPGVAYAELARRLGVEVGERAPTAEVRAAVLELRASKGMLAAGVGEHADDHDRWSAGSFFTNPVLPEGLADTLPEGAPRFEVRSARPAATTGPSLGAVDPGLVKTSAAWLIEHAGFGKGFGLDGEESAARLSTRHTLALTNRGAARAADVVALARAVRDGVLERFGVRLEPEPVLVGLEL from the coding sequence GTGACCTCACCCGACGCCACCCTGCACGCGCCCCTGCTCGCCGACCACACGACGCTGCGCGTCGGGGGACCTGCCCGCTCGCTCGTGCGGGCGTCGACGGAGGCCGAGCTCATCGACACGATCCGTGCGGCGGACGCCGACGGCACGTCGGTGCTCGTCCTCGGCGGCGGCTCGAACCTCCTCGTGGCGGACGAGGGCTTCGACGGGGTCGTCGTCCAGGACGTGCGCGAGGGCGTGACTGTCGACATGGTCGACTCGTGCGGGGGCGGCAGCTTCCGCGTGCCCGCGGGGCACGCGTGGGACGCGCTCGCCGCGCAGGCGGTCGAGGAGCAGTGGATCGGCCTCGAGGCGCTCTCGGGCATCCCCGGCACCGTCGGGGCGGCCCCCGTGCAGAACATCGGCGCATACGGCCAGGAGGTCGCAGGCGTCCTCTCGACGGTGCGCGTGTGGGACCGCGCGGAGAACCGGGTGCGGACGCTCGCGGTCGGCGAGCTCGGTCTCGCTTACCGCACGTCGATCCTCAAGCGCTCGACGGTCGCGGACGCCGAGGGCCGCGCGTGGCGTCCCTCGCCGCGCTGGGTCGTCCTCGAGGTCGGGTTCCAGACGCGGCTCGGCACGCTCTCGCCGGGCGTCGCGTACGCGGAGCTCGCGCGCCGGCTCGGCGTCGAGGTCGGTGAGCGTGCCCCGACGGCCGAGGTCCGGGCGGCGGTCCTCGAGCTGCGCGCGTCCAAGGGCATGCTCGCGGCAGGGGTTGGTGAGCACGCCGACGACCACGACCGTTGGAGCGCCGGCTCGTTCTTCACCAACCCGGTCCTGCCGGAGGGGCTCGCGGACACGCTTCCGGAGGGCGCGCCGCGCTTCGAGGTCCGCTCGGCCCGGCCGGCTGCGACGACGGGTCCGAGCCTCGGCGCGGTCGACCCGGGTCTCGTCAAGACGTCGGCGGCGTGGCTCATCGAGCATGCGGGCTTCGGCAAGGGGTTCGGCCTCGACGGCGAGGAGAGCGCTGCGCGGCTATCGACGCGGCACACGCTCGCCCTGACGAATCGTGGTGCTGCCCGCGCCGCGGACGTCGTGGCGCTCGCGCGTGCGGTGCGCGACGGCGTGCTCGAGCGGTTCGGGGTGCGCCTCGAGCCCGAGCCCGTGCTCGTCGGGCTCGAGCTCTGA